A section of the Humulus lupulus chromosome 2, drHumLupu1.1, whole genome shotgun sequence genome encodes:
- the LOC133814239 gene encoding secreted RxLR effector protein 161-like, protein MQDGRPGDTLVAKGDKFSLSQCPKSNLEIQDMQKIPYASAVGSLMYAQVCTCPDIAYIVGMLGRYLSNPGMDHWIAAKRVMRYLQRTKCYMLTYKKSDCLEVEGYSDSDFAGCQDSRKSTSGYIYMLAGGAISWKSAKQTLVASSTMAAEFVACYEASNHGIWLRNFVTGLRILENVERPLKLFCDNNSVVLYSNNNRSSSKSMHIDIKVLVVKEKVQSGQISIEHIGAHSMIADPLTKGLPPKVFHEHISHMGVVMFEDIMI, encoded by the coding sequence ATGCAAGATGGTAGACCAGGTGATACCCTTGTTGCTAAAGGAGACAAATTCAGTCTTAGTCAGTGTCCTAAAAGTAACCTTGAAATTCAGGATATGCAAAAgattccctatgcatcagctgttgggagtctgatgtatgctcaagtttgtACGTGTCCGGATATTGCGTACATTGTTGGAATGTTAGGCAGATATTTAAGCAACCCTGGTATGGACCATTGGATAGCAGCCAAGAgggttatgaggtatcttcagagAACAAAATGTTACATGCTCACATATAAGAAATCAGATTGTTTGGAGGTCGAAGGGTATTCTGATTCTGATTTTGCTGGGTGCCAAGATAGCAGAAAGTCTACATCAGGCTATATTTACATGTTAGCTGGAGGAGCTATTTCCTGGAAAAGTGCCAAACAGACACTTGTAGCTTCTTCCACTATGGCagcagaatttgtagcatgcTATGAGGCATCGAATCATGGAATATGGCTGCGAAACTTTGTCACTGGGCTGCGCATTTTGGAGAATGTAGAAAGACCACTCaagttattttgtgacaataattCAGTAGTATTGTATTCCAATAACAACAGGAGCTCATCCAAGTCAATGCATATTGACATAAAGGTCCTAGTTGTGAAAGAAAAAGTGCAGAGTGGACAAATATCCATAGAGCACATTGGGGCACACTCCATGATAGCGGATCCGCTCACAAAGGGATTAccacccaaggtctttcatgagcaCATTTCTCATATGGGTGTAGTAATGTTTGAGGATATCATGATTTAG